The Dyadobacter subterraneus genome window below encodes:
- a CDS encoding pseudouridine synthase, with translation MRKRITKSSDASSSRPPGRSGDASGRPFGKKRPEAESRFSKPSIKKSSLRVASPSAESSRSYSDRPSGDKPRFDSERPRYDKPNFGKPGFSKPGFDKPRFDRGGQDRPGQDRPAFDKPRFSDRDGDSRGFKPRGEFASGQDRPRERSEGRSFDKPRFERSGSDRPGQERPSFDKPRSSDRDGDSRGFKPRGEFSPGQDRPRERSEGRSFDKPGFDKPRFERSGSDRPERTGQDRPSFDKPRSSDRDGDSRGFKPRGEFAPGQDRPRERSEGRSFDKPGFDKPRFERSGQDRPAFDKPRSSDRDGDSRGFKPRGEFAPGQDRTRGEGRSFDKPRTERSNDAPRTFKPTPSNGRHEKPAFKKKSDFEEVVDKDPETEKRLAEEAANRRVGRFETAPRYNLSGYDKKPGAKRKEESSEMRLNRYIANAGICSRREADDLIASGQISVNGKVVTEMGHKVEASDVVKFGKKALNREKLVYVLINKPKDYITTTDDPEERKTVLDLIKGACYERIYPVGRLDRNTTGLLLLTNDGGLAEKLTHPSNGIKKIYQAELDRPITTEDFELLQAGLELEDGFVKPDEVGIVTPDAMVVGLEIHSGKNRIVRRMFEHLGYEVQKLDRTVFAGLDKKELPRGKWRFLSEKEVVRLKFML, from the coding sequence ATGAGAAAAAGAATAACAAAATCGAGTGATGCGAGCTCTTCGCGTCCTCCAGGAAGAAGTGGTGATGCCTCAGGCCGCCCATTTGGCAAAAAACGTCCGGAAGCAGAAAGTCGCTTCAGCAAGCCAAGTATCAAAAAATCCAGCCTGAGAGTAGCCAGCCCAAGCGCTGAATCTTCAAGATCTTACAGCGACAGACCAAGCGGCGATAAACCTCGCTTCGATTCAGAACGTCCGCGTTACGACAAACCAAATTTTGGTAAGCCAGGATTTTCAAAGCCAGGATTTGATAAACCTCGTTTTGACAGAGGTGGTCAGGATAGACCCGGTCAGGACAGACCGGCATTTGACAAACCACGCTTTTCGGATCGTGATGGAGATTCCCGCGGATTTAAACCAAGAGGTGAATTTGCGTCCGGTCAGGACAGACCAAGAGAAAGATCGGAAGGAAGAAGTTTTGATAAGCCGCGTTTTGAGAGATCAGGTTCTGATAGACCCGGTCAGGAAAGACCTTCTTTTGACAAACCACGTTCTTCCGACCGTGATGGAGATTCCCGCGGTTTCAAACCGAGAGGTGAATTTTCTCCCGGTCAGGACAGACCAAGAGAAAGATCAGAAGGAAGAAGTTTCGACAAGCCGGGCTTCGATAAGCCACGTTTTGAAAGATCAGGTTCTGACAGACCTGAAAGAACCGGTCAGGACAGACCTTCTTTTGACAAACCACGTTCTTCAGACCGTGATGGTGATTCTCGCGGATTTAAGCCAAGAGGTGAATTTGCTCCCGGTCAGGACAGACCAAGAGAAAGATCAGAAGGAAGAAGTTTTGACAAGCCGGGCTTCGACAAGCCTCGCTTCGAAAGATCAGGTCAGGACAGACCAGCTTTTGACAAACCACGTTCTTCGGACCGTGATGGAGATTCACGCGGATTTAAACCAAGAGGTGAATTTGCTCCCGGTCAGGACAGAACAAGAGGAGAAGGAAGAAGCTTTGACAAGCCGCGTACGGAAAGAAGTAATGATGCACCTCGTACTTTCAAACCGACTCCTTCAAACGGAAGACACGAAAAACCAGCTTTTAAAAAAAAAAGCGATTTTGAAGAGGTAGTTGACAAAGATCCGGAAACGGAAAAACGTCTTGCAGAAGAAGCAGCTAATCGCCGTGTTGGAAGATTTGAAACTGCACCTCGTTATAATTTAAGTGGTTATGACAAAAAACCGGGAGCAAAGCGTAAGGAAGAAAGTTCTGAAATGCGCTTGAACCGATATATAGCCAACGCGGGAATTTGTTCCCGTCGCGAGGCAGATGATTTAATTGCATCCGGACAAATTTCTGTTAATGGCAAAGTTGTTACAGAAATGGGTCACAAAGTTGAGGCATCGGATGTGGTTAAATTTGGTAAAAAAGCATTAAACCGTGAAAAACTGGTTTATGTACTGATTAACAAACCGAAAGATTACATTACCACAACTGACGACCCAGAGGAACGTAAAACAGTTTTGGATTTGATCAAGGGAGCTTGTTATGAGCGTATTTATCCGGTAGGTCGTTTAGACAGAAATACAACTGGTTTACTTTTGCTGACAAATGACGGAGGATTGGCTGAAAAGTTAACACACCCATCGAACGGCATCAAGAAAATTTACCAGGCTGAGCTTGACAGACCAATTACAACAGAAGATTTCGAACTATTACAGGCGGGATTGGAATTGGAGGATGGTTTTGTTAAACCTGATGAGGTAGGAATCGTTACGCCGGATGCTATGGTGGTTGGACTGGAAATTCACAGTGGTAAAAATCGTATTGTGCGTCGTATGTTTGAACATCTTGGTTACGAGGTGCAAAAACTGGATCGTACCGTATTTGCCGGATTAGACAAAAAAGAGTTACCACGTGGAAAATGGCGTTTTCTAAGTGAAAAAGAAGTGGTGAGATTGAAGTTTATGCTTTAA
- a CDS encoding acetoacetate--CoA ligase: protein MPTNIQLQPLWKPGKKLTEQSNLKKYMDWLFVKKGLYFRGYHDLWDWSVTDLEDFWESLWQYFHIKSHDIYLEVLRRPKKGMIGTQWFRRSRLNYAEHIFRNKTKDHPALLFQSETQGLTKISWEELESQVAAVSTWLRQRDVRPGDRVAAVLPNIPQAVVAFLAVNAIGAVWSSCSPDFGRAGIVERLSQIQPKVLFVTDGYHYNGKTYDTTATTMELGSALPSVKDIVMISNMDSASKPEGIRSWEDILHLPNFGIDFEAVPFEHPIWVLYSSGTTGKPKAITHSVGGCLLEHLKILSIHQNVKPGDRYFWYSTTGWMMWNFALGSMLCGATLVIYDGSPAFPSTQVLWTLAERAKITHFGSGAAYFINCMKAGTSIPSEKLSHLETIGSTGSPLPPDVYEWVYQHVKKEVWLISLSGGTDICSAFVGGNPMEPVYPGEIQSRALGAKVEAFDEDGNSVIDELGEMVITQPMPSMPIYFWNDEDNERYEKSYFETYPNVWRHGDWIKITSRGSVIIYGRSDATLNRDGIRIGTSEVYSAVESLPEIKDSLVVYLEKEDGGGFMPLFVVLEENKKLTETLKEEIKHALRTQYSPRHVPDTIEAVSAIPYTINGKKMEAPVKKILMGMDPAKAVSKDTMRNPEALDGFV from the coding sequence ATGCCAACGAATATACAGTTACAACCTCTTTGGAAACCAGGAAAAAAACTGACGGAACAGTCAAATTTAAAAAAGTACATGGACTGGCTGTTCGTAAAAAAAGGACTTTATTTTCGTGGATATCATGATTTGTGGGATTGGTCGGTGACGGATCTGGAAGATTTCTGGGAAAGTCTCTGGCAATATTTTCATATCAAATCGCACGACATTTATCTTGAAGTTTTGCGGCGGCCAAAAAAAGGAATGATAGGCACACAATGGTTTCGCCGTTCCAGACTTAATTATGCCGAACATATTTTCAGAAATAAAACAAAAGATCATCCTGCATTACTTTTTCAATCGGAAACACAGGGACTAACAAAAATTTCCTGGGAAGAACTTGAGTCTCAGGTTGCAGCTGTTTCCACCTGGTTGCGCCAACGCGATGTAAGACCGGGAGACAGAGTAGCCGCAGTGCTGCCCAATATTCCTCAGGCCGTTGTCGCATTTCTGGCGGTTAATGCCATCGGAGCAGTCTGGTCCAGTTGTTCACCTGATTTTGGCAGGGCAGGAATTGTAGAGCGGTTATCTCAAATACAACCCAAAGTACTGTTTGTTACGGATGGCTATCATTACAATGGGAAAACGTATGATACTACCGCAACTACGATGGAACTTGGTTCTGCACTTCCATCTGTAAAGGATATCGTCATGATTTCCAATATGGATTCCGCATCGAAACCCGAAGGAATCAGGTCCTGGGAAGATATTTTACACTTGCCTAATTTTGGAATTGACTTTGAGGCAGTACCTTTTGAACATCCGATCTGGGTACTTTATTCCTCCGGCACAACAGGAAAACCAAAGGCAATTACCCACAGCGTTGGCGGATGTTTGCTTGAACATTTGAAAATACTGTCAATTCATCAAAACGTAAAACCCGGCGACCGCTACTTCTGGTATTCTACTACCGGCTGGATGATGTGGAATTTCGCTTTGGGCTCCATGTTATGCGGCGCAACACTTGTAATTTATGATGGTTCTCCCGCTTTTCCCTCCACACAAGTTTTGTGGACATTAGCAGAGCGTGCTAAAATAACTCATTTTGGAAGCGGTGCAGCCTATTTTATCAATTGCATGAAAGCTGGAACAAGTATCCCTTCCGAGAAACTTTCACATCTGGAAACCATTGGTTCAACAGGTTCTCCGCTGCCGCCAGACGTTTATGAATGGGTTTATCAGCATGTCAAAAAGGAAGTCTGGTTAATTTCATTAAGTGGCGGAACGGATATTTGCAGTGCTTTCGTTGGTGGAAATCCGATGGAACCCGTTTACCCGGGAGAAATCCAAAGTCGCGCGTTGGGAGCCAAAGTAGAAGCTTTTGATGAAGATGGAAATAGTGTAATTGATGAATTGGGGGAAATGGTAATTACCCAGCCTATGCCTTCCATGCCGATTTATTTTTGGAATGATGAAGACAACGAACGGTATGAAAAAAGCTACTTTGAAACCTATCCAAATGTATGGCGTCACGGCGACTGGATTAAAATAACTTCAAGAGGTTCAGTCATTATTTACGGAAGATCAGACGCCACCTTAAACCGTGACGGAATCCGGATTGGTACTTCAGAAGTTTATAGCGCAGTGGAAAGTCTGCCGGAAATTAAAGACAGTCTGGTGGTTTATCTTGAAAAGGAAGATGGGGGAGGGTTTATGCCTCTGTTTGTTGTTTTGGAAGAAAATAAAAAATTGACCGAAACATTAAAAGAGGAAATCAAGCATGCGCTAAGAACGCAATACAGTCCACGGCATGTACCTGATACAATAGAAGCGGTGTCTGCTATTCCTTATACGATCAATGGAAAAAAGATGGAAGCACCGGTTAAGAAAATACTGATGGGAATGGATCCGGCAAAGGCGGTTAGTAAGGATACAATGCGGAATCCTGAGGCTTTGGATGGGTTTGTTTGA